The following coding sequences lie in one Polynucleobacter necessarius genomic window:
- a CDS encoding SprT family zinc-dependent metalloprotease has protein sequence MKQHTVREAWLEDAVRHLEPVFSKAGYAIPPVRVSCGFPASSSPRTTLGQCWPRERSGGGVNEIFISPKLDEPVQLLDILVHELCHAVDDCFSGHGEDFKGIAQTVGLEGPARMAHATEELTVKLMMISQELGPYPHQAIVFPPPRPSNASRSKAKCGQCGYEVTLLKKWASYGAPICPKDNIRMLEAVPETIESTSDYDGKSIEKGGKNPPMKFAALLARHL, from the coding sequence ATGAAGCAACATACTGTACGTGAAGCATGGTTAGAAGACGCAGTTCGGCACTTAGAGCCTGTATTTTCAAAGGCTGGCTACGCAATACCTCCCGTAAGAGTTTCTTGTGGTTTTCCAGCCTCTAGTAGCCCCCGAACGACTTTGGGTCAATGTTGGCCACGTGAGCGCTCAGGAGGCGGTGTCAATGAGATCTTTATCTCTCCAAAGTTGGACGAGCCTGTTCAGCTTTTGGATATTTTGGTCCATGAGCTCTGTCATGCCGTAGATGATTGTTTTAGTGGTCATGGCGAGGATTTCAAAGGAATTGCTCAAACGGTGGGGCTAGAGGGTCCCGCCAGAATGGCGCATGCTACTGAAGAGCTCACTGTCAAACTGATGATGATTAGCCAAGAACTGGGCCCTTATCCCCATCAGGCGATTGTTTTTCCGCCTCCAAGGCCTAGCAATGCAAGTCGAAGCAAGGCAAAGTGTGGGCAATGTGGTTATGAAGTCACGCTGCTAAAAAAGTGGGCCAGTTATGGCGCCCCAATCTGCCCTAAAGATAATATTCGGATGCTTGAGGCGGTTCCAGAGACTATCGAGAGCACGTCTGACTATGACGGCAAATCAATTGAAAAGGGTGGCAAAAACCCCCCGATGAAATTCGCCGCGCTATTAGCTAGACATTTGTAA
- a CDS encoding ABC transporter permease subunit — protein sequence MVWCSLAFVDFIFLFSLLAEVFRGAFNSVDPSEVLAAQAMGMSRIQVLWYIELPQMLRFSAPGMVNEFTSILKFSPFAYTVGIPEITKQAMTLTSTTLRGVEIYLAVGVLYFVIYRICLFGVQILSKRFQIPRINPA from the coding sequence TTGGTTTGGTGCTCGCTAGCCTTCGTCGACTTCATCTTCCTATTCTCACTTTTAGCTGAGGTATTTCGGGGCGCATTTAATTCGGTAGATCCATCAGAGGTGCTTGCGGCGCAGGCCATGGGTATGAGTCGCATTCAGGTGCTTTGGTATATCGAGCTGCCTCAGATGCTGCGATTTTCTGCCCCCGGCATGGTGAATGAGTTTACCTCAATCCTTAAATTCTCCCCATTTGCCTATACCGTTGGAATTCCAGAAATCACGAAGCAGGCGATGACCCTGACATCTACCACCTTGCGAGGTGTAGAAATTTATCTTGCAGTTGGTGTTTTGTATTTCGTCATTTATCGAATCTGCCTGTTTGGCGTACAGATTTTGAGTAAACGCTTTCAAATTCCAAGGATTAATCCTGCATGA
- the dnaQ gene encoding DNA polymerase III subunit epsilon, with amino-acid sequence MRQVILDTETTGLNPATGDRIIEIGCVEMVRRRLTDRTFHYYINPERDIDAGAFAVHGLSREFLSDKPIFANIIEQLIEFVDGAEVVIHNAAFDLGFLDNEFALLKRPPFRNLASKITDTLLDARQMFPGKRNSLDALCERFSISNKHRTLHSALLDAQLLAEVYVAMTRGQEDLSIDLIDYTVGTDSTGHSKTLPQNLKILSASADDLLSHEKILAEIAKASKKDPVWSSLSTAN; translated from the coding sequence ATGCGTCAAGTCATTCTCGATACCGAAACAACAGGCTTAAACCCAGCCACCGGAGATCGAATTATTGAGATTGGTTGCGTGGAAATGGTTAGGCGTCGCCTCACCGATAGAACCTTTCATTACTACATCAATCCAGAGCGCGATATTGATGCAGGGGCATTTGCGGTTCATGGCCTTTCAAGAGAATTCTTATCCGATAAACCCATCTTCGCTAATATTATTGAGCAACTAATAGAGTTTGTGGATGGCGCTGAAGTCGTGATTCATAACGCAGCCTTCGACTTAGGATTTTTGGATAATGAATTCGCTTTATTGAAGCGTCCGCCATTCCGCAATCTTGCATCGAAGATTACCGATACGCTATTAGATGCTCGCCAAATGTTCCCTGGCAAGCGAAATTCTTTGGATGCTTTATGTGAACGTTTTTCGATTAGCAATAAACACCGTACTTTGCATAGCGCGTTATTGGATGCTCAATTACTTGCTGAAGTCTATGTAGCGATGACGAGAGGTCAAGAGGATCTCTCCATTGATCTAATTGATTACACCGTTGGTACCGACTCAACTGGTCATAGTAAAACCTTGCCACAGAATTTAAAAATTCTATCTGCCAGTGCTGACGATTTACTGTCTCATGAAAAAATTCTGGCAGAAATTGCGAAAGCAAGTAAAAAGGACCCCGTTTGGAGTTCCTTAAGTACCGCAAACTAG
- a CDS encoding transporter substrate-binding domain-containing protein, with protein MAYDDLIKNELEPKGYYSLSKVKLYPSYAEVITDLQNGNLDLAFIEEPVFLNYENKLNLPIQSSYVFKGFDKLGFAFAKGSKLRDDFDKYLNELGPEKIKAILDKWMK; from the coding sequence ATGGCATACGACGACCTTATTAAGAATGAATTAGAGCCAAAAGGTTACTACTCATTAAGTAAGGTAAAGCTCTATCCTTCATACGCAGAAGTTATCACCGATTTGCAAAATGGAAACCTAGATTTAGCATTCATCGAAGAGCCAGTATTTCTGAATTATGAAAATAAACTCAATCTCCCAATTCAGAGTAGCTATGTCTTTAAGGGATTTGATAAATTAGGGTTCGCTTTTGCCAAAGGTTCAAAATTGCGCGATGATTTTGATAAGTACCTCAACGAACTTGGCCCTGAAAAAATTAAGGCTATCCTTGATAAATGGATGAAGTAA
- a CDS encoding ABC transporter permease subunit, with the protein MGFAFNVAAYNAAYMKTAYNGLDKTQLEAASAQGFAPLQIFCLITLPQVMRLSIPALTNQVIANLKDSSVAFLIQYTEFFA; encoded by the coding sequence ATTGGCTTTGCCTTTAATGTTGCTGCCTATAACGCAGCCTATATGAAGACTGCTTATAACGGTTTAGACAAGACACAACTAGAGGCTGCTAGCGCTCAAGGATTTGCACCTTTGCAAATATTTTGCCTGATTACTTTGCCACAAGTGATGCGCTTATCTATTCCAGCGCTAACCAATCAAGTAATTGCAAATTTAAAAGATAGTTCTGTCGCTTTCTTAATCCAGTACACCGAATTTTTCGCATAA